The following coding sequences are from one Streptomyces sp. NBC_01485 window:
- a CDS encoding M48 family metalloprotease: protein MDAPIPPISAGTGAGAGGDRRAREWLLGLAMLALAWLPKAVVAAVLLVTFVVLDARWLAAVPLFLIATDVARALMAARRALPGRAVRPGDEPELAALVRDVAERLGFREPLLVRIVPDVQASLGRAQVAGVHTRVLLLGLPLLRDLTEAQLASVIAHELAHEQHVGDRRHTLLRSARALLAERLDSRFRPLAPLAGPLLRASQPLLRKSETAADADAARIAGTEDTAAALRRTGLLRAAFEGLGEGWLSALADEDTWPEDFYDALDAALSDPHVARRAARAAAEEDAVDPYATADHPPLDHRVAALPTHTGTPYGTAPLTLRTAAAVEAWCVGELNRLDWDPEEGPREDEVSPVRLLDMPHSRLRDLGFDTRLVLLDAVRRDSSTEAVALALDALADGTWPGLARRVDPELRWVPATVRPALTRAALAGAVSPPFAEVLCLSGWTYTSRWLTSVVTAPDDGRVVDLHDLLAEAARSGDPEPVRTLWASAEPKEWAV from the coding sequence ATGGACGCCCCCATACCCCCCATATCCGCCGGTACCGGTGCCGGTGCCGGCGGCGACCGCAGAGCCCGTGAGTGGCTGCTCGGCCTCGCCATGCTCGCGCTGGCCTGGCTGCCCAAGGCGGTCGTCGCGGCGGTCCTGCTCGTCACGTTCGTCGTCCTGGACGCCCGATGGCTCGCGGCCGTACCGCTGTTCCTGATCGCCACCGACGTCGCCAGGGCGCTCATGGCGGCCCGCCGCGCGCTGCCCGGCCGGGCCGTGCGTCCCGGGGACGAACCGGAGCTGGCCGCGCTGGTGCGGGACGTCGCCGAGCGGCTCGGCTTCCGCGAGCCGCTCCTCGTGCGGATCGTGCCCGACGTCCAGGCGTCGCTGGGACGCGCGCAGGTCGCCGGAGTGCACACCCGCGTCCTCCTCCTCGGGCTGCCGCTGCTGCGCGACCTGACCGAGGCCCAGTTGGCGTCCGTGATCGCGCACGAGCTGGCGCACGAGCAGCACGTGGGCGACCGCCGCCACACCCTGCTGCGGTCCGCCCGCGCACTGCTGGCGGAACGGCTGGACAGCCGTTTCCGCCCGCTCGCACCCCTGGCGGGCCCCCTGCTCCGCGCCTCACAGCCCCTCCTGCGGAAGAGCGAGACGGCCGCCGACGCCGACGCCGCCCGGATCGCGGGCACCGAGGACACCGCGGCGGCGCTGCGCCGGACCGGCCTGCTCCGGGCCGCGTTCGAGGGACTCGGCGAGGGCTGGCTCTCGGCGCTCGCCGACGAGGACACCTGGCCCGAGGACTTCTACGACGCCCTCGACGCCGCCCTGAGCGACCCGCACGTCGCCCGCCGGGCCGCCCGCGCCGCCGCCGAGGAGGACGCCGTCGACCCGTACGCCACGGCCGACCACCCGCCCCTCGACCACCGCGTGGCCGCACTGCCCACCCACACCGGGACCCCGTACGGCACGGCTCCGCTCACCCTGCGGACCGCGGCGGCCGTCGAGGCGTGGTGCGTCGGAGAGCTGAACCGACTGGACTGGGATCCGGAAGAGGGGCCGCGCGAAGACGAGGTGAGTCCGGTCCGCCTCCTCGACATGCCGCACAGCCGCCTGCGCGACCTCGGCTTCGACACCCGCCTCGTCCTCCTCGACGCCGTCCGCCGCGACAGCTCGACGGAGGCGGTGGCGCTGGCCCTGGACGCCCTCGCCGACGGCACCTGGCCCGGGCTGGCCCGCCGCGTCGACCCCGAGCTGCGGTGGGTCCCGGCGACCGTCCGCCCGGCGCTCACCCGGGCCGCCCTGGCCGGCGCCGTGAGCCCGCCCTTCGCGGAGGTGCTCTGCCTGTCGGGCTGGACGTACACCAGCCGCTGGCTGACGTCGGTCGTCACCGCGCCGGACGACGGCCGGGTCGTCGACCTGCACGACCTGCTGGCCGAGGCCGCGCGCAGCGGCGACCCCGAACCGGTACGCACCCTGTGGGCGTCCGCCGAACCGAAGGAGTGGGCCGTATGA